One stretch of Macaca nemestrina isolate mMacNem1 chromosome 17, mMacNem.hap1, whole genome shotgun sequence DNA includes these proteins:
- the LOC105471883 gene encoding olfactory receptor 1E2 — translation MMGRNQTSISEFLLLGLPIQPEQQNLFYALFLAMYLTTLLGNLLIIVLTQLDSQLHTPMYLFLSNLSFSDLCFSSVTVPRLLQNMQNHDPSIPYADCLAQMYFFLYFSDLESFLLVVMAYDRYVAICFPLRYTAIMSPMLCLALVVLSWVLTTFHAMLHTLLMARLCFCADNVIPHFFCDMSALLKLACSDTRVNELVIFIMGGLILVIPFLLILGSYAGIVSSILKVPSSKGICKAFSTCGSHLSVVSLFYGTVIGLYLCPSANSSTLKETVMAVMYTVVTPMLNPFIYSLRNRDMKGALERVICKRQNLFLL, via the coding sequence ATGATGGGACGAAATCAAACCAGCATCTCAGAGTTCCTGCTCCTGGGCCTGCCCATCCAGCCAGAGCAGCAAAACCTGTTCTATGCCCTGTTCTTGGCCATGTATCTTACCACCCTCCTGGGGAACCTCCTCATCATTGTCCTCACTCAACTGGACTCCCAGCTCCACACGCCTATGTATTTGTTTCTCAGCAACTTGTCCTTCTCTGACCTCTGCTTTTCCTCAGTCACAGTGCCCAGATTGCTGCAGAACATGCAGAACCACGACCCATCCATCCCCTATGCAGACTGCCTGGCCCAAATGTACTTCTTCTTGTATTTTTCAGATCTAGAAAGCTTCCTCCTTGTGGTCATGGCCTATGACCGCTATGTGGCCATCTGCTTCCCCCTGCGCTACACCGCCATCATGAGCCCCATGCTCTGTCTCGCCCTGGTGGTGCTGTCCTGGGTGCTGACCACCTTCCATGCCATGTTACACACTTTACTCATGGCCAGGTTGTGTTTTTGTGCAGACAATGTGATCCCCCACTTTTTCTGTGATATGTCTGCTCTGCTGAAGCTGGCCTGCTCTGACACTCGAGTTAATGAATTGGTGATATTTATCATGGGAGGGCTGATTCTTGTCATCCCATTCCTACTCATCCTTGGGTCCTATGCAGGGATTGTCTCCTCCATCCTCAAGGTCCCTTCGTCTAAGGGTATCTGCAAGGCCTTCTCTACTTGTGGCTCCCACCTCTCTGTGGTGTCACTGTTCTATGGGACCGTTATTGGTCTCTACTTATGCCCATCAGCTAATAGTTCTACTCTAAAGGAGACTGTCATGGCTGTGATGTACACTGTGGTGACCCCCATGCTGAACCCCTTCATCtacagcctgaggaacagagACATGAAGGGAGCCCTGGAAAGGGTCATTTGTAAAAGGCAAAATCTCTTCCTTCTATGA